The nucleotide window ACTTCACCGTGTTCAATCAGGGCCAGTGAGATGGAGTAAAACGGTAAACCTGAAGCAAAGTTGCTGGTACCGTCCACAGGATCAAGACACCAGATTGGTTTGCCGGAATCAAATAGTTGTTGCTGCTGTTCAGTAGACATTTCTTCGCCGAGCAAAGCGATATCAGGATGCAACTCAGCAAGCTGTTTTGTTAATGAGCTTTGCACCGCACTATCCGCGGCTGTGACGATACTACCGTCCTTTTTATAGTCACGGCTGACATTATTGGTATAAGGCAAAAGGGTCGTGGAGGCCACGTCCCTGACAAGTTGCTGAATTTGTTGCCGGTCTATATTCATGTCTTGAGTATAACAGCGAAAAAAGGAATTTGATTCAATCTATCGATGACAATCTGTAAACTGCTAGTCACTTTAGTAGCTTTTTGACTTCAACACCATGCGAATGCCCCGATTTTATACTGAAATATTGTCATCTTCTGAATCAGAATTTGTCTTGCCTGATGACGTGCATCGTCATGCTGTTCAGGTACTACGTCTGAAACCTGGAGCAAATATCCGTTTGTTTAACGGGCAGGGTATGGAGTATGAGGCAGAATTAACTCTTGTTGAAAAACGACAGTCACGCGTTTGTCTTGGTCAGCTTGTAGAAACGCAGAAAGAATCACCACTAGACATTACCCTGCTACAAGGCATTTCTCGTGGTGAACGCATGGATTTTGCCATTCAGAAAGCGGTGGAACTGGGTGTGAAAAAGATTGTTCCGGTGATTACCGAACGTTGTAATGTGCAGTTAAGTGGTGATCGTGCTGATAAGCGTTTTAATCACTGGACAGGCGTTATGGTCAGTGCCTGTGAGCAGTCTGGACGCAGTTTCCTGCCCGAGTTAACGGCCGTTCAAACCTATTCAACAGTGCTTGCTGACTATAAAGATGAGTTGAACTTAGTGTTGG belongs to Methylophaga thalassica and includes:
- a CDS encoding 16S rRNA (uracil(1498)-N(3))-methyltransferase; this encodes MPRFYTEILSSSESEFVLPDDVHRHAVQVLRLKPGANIRLFNGQGMEYEAELTLVEKRQSRVCLGQLVETQKESPLDITLLQGISRGERMDFAIQKAVELGVKKIVPVITERCNVQLSGDRADKRFNHWTGVMVSACEQSGRSFLPELTAVQTYSTVLADYKDELNLVLDPLAHKGFSELSKPASLTMLIGPEGGLSDTEIEMAKNAGYQAVQFGPRILRTETAAVAALAVAQTLWGDLG